In Azoarcus sp. PA01, the sequence ATACCCATCCGGGCCATCTGCATGGCGATGCGCCGGATCTTGCCGATCTCGTCTTCGGTTATCTGGGCGACGACAACGGCGGCGGCTTGCGCGGCCGGGTCAATATCGGCCTTGGCGTTGTCGAGGCTGACGAGGACGGAAAGACGCCGGAGCCCACACTCAATCGGGCATGCATTCTTAACGGCCCCAAGGCCACGTTCTACCCCGCCTACATCCGCCAGGACGGTCGCGGCAACGGCTTCCGCACCCTGATGGATTCGACCGCCGAAGTGTCCGGCTGGAAGCGCTATCCGCTCAAGCCGCCCGCATTCCCCACGATCAACAGCAAGGCGGCCGAGAATGCGAAGGTGCAGGTGCGGCTCGAAACGGTACCGGAAGGCACACGCTTTAGCACCCGGCTGCGCTTTCACAATCTGCGTCCGGTCGAGCTGGGCGCGCTATTGTGGGCGGTGGACTTCGGCGGACGCATCGACCGGCGCCACGGGCTAGGGATGGGCAAACCCTTCGGGCTCGGACAGGTGTCACTCCAGGTCGTCGCCCACCGCATCCGCTCGAACCACCCGGCACGCATCGCCACCGAGGACGAATCCTTGCTGTTGCAGGCCTGCCGGCTCGATTTCATCGATTTCATGGACGGGGTGCTGCGCGATGCCGGACAGACCGAGGGGTGGGAAGGCAGCGCCCCCGTGCAGGCCTTGCTCGAACACGCGCTGCCCGCGAAAGAGCCGCATCGCTTCGACTACCTGCCCGAGCCCAAGGCATTCGTGGAGCTGCGTCGCAACAACGCGCTGAGCGAGGTGAAGGCGACCCTCCACGGTCACAGTCCGGTCATCCCGGAGAAAGGCTTCGAAGCGGAAGCCCGCCGCGACCATGCGGGCCGGATTGGCGAGAACCTGACCCGTGCAGCCGACCTTTTGGCCGAACAGGCGATCGCGCGCGAACGGGCGCAGGCAAAAGCCGAGCAGGCCGAGAGAAAAGCGGCCGCCACGCCAGAAGCCAAAGTGCTGCTCGAAATCGAGGAATTGGTCGACGCCATCGAATCGGGGCACGCCACCGGTACACAGAAAAAGAAGCTGCCCACGCAGCTCAACGAGGCACAGCGCATTTCGGTCGATATGGACAACGACCAGAAGTGCCTGCTCATCGCGCTGGCGCAGCGTGCCGAAACGATCGACGACAAGGTCACCAGCAAAACAGTAAAGAAAATACTGCGGGATCTGGCGCCCGCTGAATCGGCAGAGTAGCGGGAGTGATCCTTCAGGGGGATTCCGGACCTGACTGGGGGTAAAGAGCCGTTTCGACGGCAATCGCGCACTGCTTCCAGGGTCTGGCACTGCCCCTCAGTGGGCAACCCCAATGCCAACCCGATCAATCTCGCGATCACCCGGCAGCCAATGCCGCGTGAATTGGCTTTACAGGGCAGGGGCACCTCGCAAGACGCGCACCTGCACCACGAACGACAAGCTTGCCGCTGGCCTCCGTACCAGTCTCTCAGGGCGATACTGCAGCCCGTATGAGACTTGAACGGAGAAGGCCATGAAGCTTTGGGAGGATCGAATCGAGTTGACCGGTCATGAACCACAACTGCTCGCACTCGCTTGCCAAGGCCGTCCACGGCCTGCGCTCACGGCCGAGGTGTTCGCCGAATGGCTGCTCGAACCGATGCCGGATGAACTACCTGCGTTATGTCACGGCGCGCGCCTCGTTCTGCGGGAGCACTTCGTTGCAGCCTTTGCCGTTCCCACAGCTGACGACACCGCTGGCATCACGTGGGCGGTCACTCGTCACCCAGCCGCACTCGTCTGGCTGCACAGCCAGGGAATCCGCCCGCAGCGTGTGGTCGCGCATCTCGACCCCACGCAGCCCGCCCCGGGCGACGTGGTGGCCGGCATCCTGCCTCTGTCGCTCGCCGCCAGCCTGCATCGGCGGGGCGTACGTTGTATCAACCTGTCCATCGATGCCATGTGGAAAGATCGGGGCCGCGAGCTGACGGTGGCGCGCATGCGCGAATGCGGTGCCCGGCTGGAGATCGTCCAGGAAATCGACATCCGGGTAGTGGCGAGAGCGGTTGAAACCGCATGATTAATCGGGCCCGCATTCCATTGCTCGACGGTTCCGCCAATCCTCTCCACCGCTGCAGGTTCCTGTGGTGGATGCAGTACCATTTATTTTGCCGTACGTTTGAGCTGCCCCGCGGCCCTATCCTCAAGTTCAACACCCCCGACGTCATCAAGGACTACCGACGCAAGCACCAGCCTTTCCACCCGGCCGAGCGCACGTCGAGTATATCGGTGCGGGGAGGCAATCCGAACGAGTGTGCCAGATAGGTTGCACGGTTCTCGCGTTCGAACGTCGGGGCGCCTCGCGCACCCAGTCAGCCGGTGCGGCTCCCTGACTCGGATGACGGATA encodes:
- a CDS encoding TIGR03986 family CRISPR-associated RAMP protein; the protein is MTDVTTPYRFIPLSRLIVLPAWANQVSHDHPLADGLCGELTLRVTTHTPLCVGGEQDSATEREPGRVHFFRSPDGRPAIPGTSLKGMLRNVLEIASFGRFRQVEDQQLGVRDLSDAKNFYCQAIVRRQVRAGWLRFLDGRWQIQPCPFSRLHQQELISALRIDEARWKRCASAPRRYELIGLCPALRFERDGTMPHNSQQWRAKPSPQGSLSGRVVVTGQPGPDYTKPKAKKFEFIFHDTDAEAVEVAPAVMNGFRQIHEEADEWKFWSHKLDAGQLPHGIPVFYHDDDAGAVVSLGLAMMYKLPYRHSIHEAIAHTHPGHLHGDAPDLADLVFGYLGDDNGGGLRGRVNIGLGVVEADEDGKTPEPTLNRACILNGPKATFYPAYIRQDGRGNGFRTLMDSTAEVSGWKRYPLKPPAFPTINSKAAENAKVQVRLETVPEGTRFSTRLRFHNLRPVELGALLWAVDFGGRIDRRHGLGMGKPFGLGQVSLQVVAHRIRSNHPARIATEDESLLLQACRLDFIDFMDGVLRDAGQTEGWEGSAPVQALLEHALPAKEPHRFDYLPEPKAFVELRRNNALSEVKATLHGHSPVIPEKGFEAEARRDHAGRIGENLTRAADLLAEQAIARERAQAKAEQAERKAAATPEAKVLLEIEELVDAIESGHATGTQKKKLPTQLNEAQRISVDMDNDQKCLLIALAQRAETIDDKVTSKTVKKILRDLAPAESAE
- the csx16 gene encoding CRISPR-associated protein Csx16, producing the protein MKLWEDRIELTGHEPQLLALACQGRPRPALTAEVFAEWLLEPMPDELPALCHGARLVLREHFVAAFAVPTADDTAGITWAVTRHPAALVWLHSQGIRPQRVVAHLDPTQPAPGDVVAGILPLSLAASLHRRGVRCINLSIDAMWKDRGRELTVARMRECGARLEIVQEIDIRVVARAVETA